In Streptomyces sp. NBC_00704, a genomic segment contains:
- the recG gene encoding ATP-dependent DNA helicase RecG, translating into MDPVPALKEPLERPLKSVLGPATAKVMAEHLGLHTVGDLLHHYPRRYEERGQLTHLADLPMDEHVTVVAQVADARLHSFASAKAPRGKGQRLEVTITDGSGRLQLVFFGSGVHKPHKDLLPGTRAMFSGKVSVFNRRLQLAHPAYELLRADSEESVESWAGALIPLYPATAKLESWKIAKAVQTVLPDARDAVDPLPDSLREGRGLVSLPEALLKIHRPHTKADIADARARLKWDEAFVLQVALARRRHADAQLPAVPRRPAPDGLLTAFDARLPFTLTEGQRKVSREIFDDLATDHPMHRLLQGEVGSGKTLVALRAMLAVVDAGGQAALLAPTEVLAQQHHRSVVEMMGDLAEGGMLGGSDHGTKVVLLTGSMGTAARRQALLDLVTGEAGVVIGTHALIEDKVQFHDLGLVVVDEQHRFGVEQRDALRGKGKQPPHLLVMTATPIPRTVAMTVFGDLETSVLDQLPAGRSPIASHVVPAADKPHFLARAWERVREEVAGGHQAYVVCPRIGDDADEPGESGKGGRKKSAEDEAEKRPPLAVLEVAEQLAKGPLSGLSVEVLHGRMHPDDKDAVMRRFAAGDTDVLVATTVIEVGVNVPNATAMVIMDADRFGVSQLHQLRGRVGRGSAPGLCLLVSEMPEASPARQRLDAVATTLDGFELSRIDLEQRREGDVLGQAQSGARTSLRVLAVIEDEEVIAEARQEAVAVVTADPELGAYPGLRTALDALLDEEREQYLEKG; encoded by the coding sequence ATGGATCCCGTGCCCGCGCTGAAAGAACCACTGGAACGACCGCTGAAGTCAGTGCTCGGCCCCGCCACCGCGAAGGTGATGGCCGAGCACCTCGGCCTGCACACCGTCGGCGACCTTCTGCACCACTACCCCCGCAGATACGAGGAGCGCGGCCAGCTCACCCACCTCGCCGACCTGCCCATGGACGAGCACGTCACCGTGGTCGCCCAGGTCGCCGACGCCCGGCTGCACAGCTTCGCCTCCGCCAAGGCCCCCCGCGGCAAGGGCCAGCGCCTGGAGGTGACGATCACCGACGGCAGCGGCCGGCTGCAACTGGTCTTCTTCGGCAGCGGCGTGCACAAGCCCCACAAGGACCTCCTGCCCGGCACGCGCGCGATGTTCTCCGGCAAGGTCTCGGTCTTCAACCGCCGCCTCCAACTCGCCCACCCGGCCTACGAGCTGCTGCGCGCCGACTCCGAGGAGTCCGTCGAGAGCTGGGCCGGCGCCCTGATCCCGCTCTACCCGGCCACCGCCAAACTGGAGTCCTGGAAGATCGCCAAGGCGGTCCAGACCGTCCTGCCCGACGCCCGCGACGCCGTCGACCCCCTCCCCGACTCCCTGCGCGAGGGCCGCGGCCTGGTCTCCCTGCCCGAGGCCCTGCTGAAGATCCATCGCCCGCACACCAAGGCAGACATCGCCGACGCCCGCGCCCGCCTGAAGTGGGACGAGGCGTTCGTCCTCCAGGTCGCCCTGGCCCGCCGCCGGCACGCCGACGCCCAACTCCCGGCCGTCCCCCGCAGGCCCGCCCCCGACGGCCTCCTCACCGCCTTCGACGCCCGTCTGCCGTTCACCCTCACCGAGGGCCAGCGGAAGGTCTCCAGGGAGATCTTCGACGACCTGGCCACGGACCACCCGATGCACCGGCTGCTCCAGGGCGAGGTGGGTTCGGGCAAGACCCTGGTCGCCCTGCGCGCCATGCTCGCCGTGGTCGACGCCGGCGGGCAGGCCGCGCTGCTCGCCCCCACCGAGGTCCTCGCCCAGCAGCACCACCGCTCCGTCGTCGAGATGATGGGCGACCTCGCCGAGGGGGGCATGCTCGGCGGATCCGACCACGGCACCAAGGTCGTGCTGCTGACCGGGTCGATGGGCACGGCCGCCCGCCGCCAGGCCCTCCTCGACCTGGTCACCGGCGAGGCCGGCGTCGTGATCGGCACGCACGCGCTGATCGAGGACAAGGTCCAGTTCCACGACCTCGGCCTGGTCGTGGTCGACGAGCAGCACCGCTTCGGCGTCGAACAGCGCGACGCCCTGCGCGGCAAGGGCAAGCAGCCCCCGCACCTGCTGGTCATGACGGCCACGCCGATCCCGCGCACCGTCGCCATGACCGTCTTCGGCGACCTGGAGACCTCCGTCCTGGACCAGCTCCCGGCCGGCCGCTCGCCCATCGCCAGCCATGTCGTCCCGGCCGCCGACAAACCCCACTTCCTTGCGCGCGCGTGGGAGCGCGTGCGCGAGGAGGTGGCGGGCGGCCACCAGGCCTACGTCGTCTGCCCGCGCATCGGCGACGACGCCGACGAGCCGGGGGAGTCCGGGAAGGGCGGCCGGAAGAAGTCCGCCGAGGACGAGGCGGAGAAGCGCCCGCCCCTCGCGGTCCTGGAGGTGGCCGAGCAACTGGCGAAGGGCCCGCTGAGCGGGTTGAGCGTCGAAGTGCTGCACGGCCGGATGCACCCCGACGACAAGGACGCCGTCATGCGCCGCTTCGCCGCCGGCGACACCGACGTCCTCGTCGCGACGACCGTCATCGAGGTCGGCGTCAACGTCCCCAACGCCACCGCGATGGTGATCATGGACGCCGACCGCTTCGGCGTCTCCCAGCTCCACCAGCTGCGCGGCCGGGTCGGCCGGGGCTCGGCCCCCGGCCTGTGCCTCCTGGTCAGCGAGATGCCGGAGGCGAGCCCGGCCCGGCAGCGCCTCGACGCCGTCGCCACCACCCTCGACGGCTTCGAGCTCTCCCGCATCGACCTCGAACAGCGCCGCGAGGGGGACGTCCTGGGCCAGGCCCAGTCCGGCGCCCGCACCTCCCTGCGCGTCCTCGCGGTGATCGAGGACGAGGAGGTCATCGCCGAGGCCCGTCAGGAGGCGGTGGCCGTGGTCACGGCCGACCCGGAACTCGGCGCCTACCCGGGCCTGCGCACGGCCCTGGACGCCCTGCTGGACGAGGAGCGGGAGCAGTACCTGGAGAAGGGCTGA
- the rsmD gene encoding 16S rRNA (guanine(966)-N(2))-methyltransferase RsmD, whose product MTPAEQGPEMTRVIAGAAGGRRLAVPPGNGTRPTSDRAREGLFSTWQSLLGGPLDGERVLDLYAGSGAVGLEALSRGAGHTLLVEADARAARTIRENVKALGLPGAEVRAGKARQVVQEEPAAPYDLAFLDPPYAVSDDDLREILLTLRSGGWLAADALVTVERSTRGGEFPWPDGFAALRARRYGEGTFWYGRAASTCEDAR is encoded by the coding sequence GTGACCCCTGCCGAACAAGGACCCGAGATGACCCGCGTGATCGCTGGCGCAGCAGGCGGACGTCGCCTGGCCGTCCCGCCGGGGAACGGCACCCGTCCCACCTCCGACCGCGCCCGCGAAGGCCTCTTCTCCACTTGGCAGTCGCTCCTCGGCGGCCCCCTGGACGGCGAACGCGTCCTCGACCTGTACGCCGGCTCCGGCGCCGTCGGCCTGGAGGCCCTCTCCCGCGGCGCGGGCCACACCCTCCTGGTCGAGGCGGACGCCCGCGCGGCCCGCACGATCCGGGAGAACGTGAAGGCGCTCGGCCTGCCCGGCGCCGAGGTCCGCGCGGGCAAGGCCCGCCAGGTCGTCCAGGAGGAGCCCGCCGCCCCCTACGACCTCGCGTTCCTCGACCCCCCGTACGCCGTCTCCGACGACGATCTTCGCGAGATCCTGCTCACACTCCGCTCGGGGGGCTGGCTAGCGGCCGATGCCCTCGTCACCGTGGAGCGCAGCACCAGAGGCGGGGAGTTCCCCTGGCCGGACGGCTTCGCGGCGCTGCGGGCCCGTCGCTACGGCGAGGGAACGTTTTGGTACGGTCGCGCCGCCTCTACGTGCGAAGACGCACGATGA
- the coaD gene encoding pantetheine-phosphate adenylyltransferase, with product MRRAVCPGSFDPITNGHLDIISRASRLYDEVYVAVMINKSKKGLFEIDERIDLIREVTAEYGNVRVEAFHGLLVDFCKEREIPAIVKGLRAVSDFDYELQMAQMNNGLSGVETLFVPTNPTYSFLSSSLVKEVATWGGDVSHLVPAQVLAALGERLRRD from the coding sequence GTGCGCCGTGCCGTCTGTCCCGGGTCGTTCGACCCGATCACCAACGGACACCTCGACATCATTTCCCGCGCCTCCCGTCTGTACGACGAGGTCTATGTCGCGGTGATGATCAACAAGTCGAAGAAGGGCCTGTTCGAGATCGACGAGCGGATCGACCTGATCCGCGAGGTCACCGCCGAGTACGGCAACGTCCGCGTCGAGGCCTTCCACGGCCTCCTCGTCGACTTCTGCAAGGAACGCGAGATCCCGGCCATCGTCAAGGGCCTGCGCGCGGTCAGCGACTTCGACTACGAGCTGCAGATGGCCCAGATGAACAACGGCCTCTCGGGCGTCGAGACGCTGTTCGTGCCGACCAACCCCACCTACAGCTTCCTGTCGTCCTCCCTGGTCAAGGAGGTCGCCACCTGGGGCGGCGACGTCTCCCACCTGGTGCCCGCGCAGGTCCTCGCGGCGCTCGGCGAGCGCCTCCGGCGGGACTGA
- a CDS encoding ATP synthase F0 subunit B yields the protein MDVQKKLDEIVTAVSSARSMPMSASCVVNRADLLALLEEVRAALPDSLAQAEELIGGREQMVEQARAEAERIISGAHAERGSLLSDTEIARRSQAEADRILAEARKEAEEVRAEADDYVDSKLANFEVVLTKTLGSVGRGREKLLGTGPGVDENGYEDEDAPERSHDPETLRRDADAYVDTKLGAFEAVLAKTLEAVGRGRQKLHGRIATDDLGALAGDPTTFQHSSDADYLADLAALAEQDANAAQPVQQPYGQQEPQPAYGYQQPGDGYPQQADPYGGYQQQEQQTYGGQDAYGYQQADPYAYGYDSGQASYDPHQAVQQAQQAQQAQQQQQAQQQQQDRPGYALDETSLFDTSMISAEQLRAYEQERGL from the coding sequence GTGGACGTGCAGAAGAAGCTCGACGAGATCGTCACGGCGGTCTCCAGTGCCCGGTCGATGCCGATGTCGGCCTCGTGCGTGGTCAACCGCGCGGACCTGCTCGCCCTGCTCGAAGAGGTGCGCGCGGCCCTGCCCGACTCCCTGGCCCAGGCCGAGGAGCTGATCGGCGGCCGCGAGCAGATGGTCGAGCAGGCCCGCGCCGAGGCCGAGCGGATCATCTCCGGCGCGCACGCCGAACGCGGCTCGCTGCTCTCCGACACCGAGATCGCCCGCCGCTCGCAGGCGGAGGCCGACCGGATCCTCGCCGAGGCCCGCAAGGAGGCCGAGGAGGTCCGCGCCGAGGCCGACGACTACGTCGACTCCAAGCTCGCGAACTTCGAGGTCGTCCTCACCAAGACGCTCGGCTCCGTCGGGCGCGGCCGCGAGAAGCTCCTCGGCACCGGCCCGGGCGTCGACGAGAACGGCTACGAGGACGAGGACGCCCCCGAGCGCAGCCACGACCCCGAGACCCTGCGCCGGGACGCCGACGCCTACGTCGACACCAAGCTGGGCGCCTTCGAGGCGGTCCTCGCCAAGACCCTGGAGGCGGTCGGCCGCGGCCGCCAGAAGCTGCACGGCCGCATCGCCACGGACGACCTCGGCGCCCTCGCCGGCGACCCGACGACGTTCCAGCACTCCTCGGACGCCGACTACCTCGCCGACCTGGCCGCTCTCGCGGAGCAGGACGCGAACGCCGCACAGCCCGTCCAGCAGCCGTACGGACAGCAGGAGCCGCAGCCGGCGTACGGCTATCAGCAGCCGGGGGACGGCTACCCGCAGCAGGCGGACCCCTACGGCGGCTACCAGCAGCAGGAGCAGCAGACCTACGGCGGGCAGGACGCCTACGGCTACCAGCAGGCGGACCCCTACGCGTACGGCTACGACAGCGGGCAGGCGTCCTACGACCCCCACCAGGCCGTCCAGCAGGCCCAGCAGGCCCAGCAGGCCCAGCAACAACAGCAGGCGCAGCAACAGCAGCAGGACCGGCCGGGGTACGCCCTGGACGAGACCAGCCTCTTCGACACCAGCATGATCAGTGCCGAGCAACTGCGCGCGTACGAGCAGGAGCGCGGCCTGTAG
- a CDS encoding YceD family protein, with protein MALNARLDHRNPLVFDTHELGRRPGALQRLTREIDAPRDLGIQGVIGVPEGAPVELALRLESVMEGVLVTGTARAQAEGECVRCLEPLELDLEAEFQEMFSYPDADDRGRVKAEPADDAEEDEDRLFLEDGLFDLEPVLRDAVVLALPMQPVCQDDCPGLCSQCGARLADDPGHHHDATDIRWAALQGLAGSLEDGEKDEMSGGVPRSAPADEKQEK; from the coding sequence ATGGCTCTGAACGCCCGCCTCGACCACCGCAACCCTCTTGTGTTCGACACACACGAGCTGGGGCGGCGTCCTGGCGCACTCCAGCGCCTGACCCGTGAGATCGACGCTCCCAGGGATCTCGGGATCCAGGGAGTGATCGGGGTGCCGGAAGGCGCCCCGGTGGAGCTCGCGCTCCGACTCGAGTCGGTCATGGAAGGGGTGCTCGTCACAGGCACCGCCCGTGCACAGGCCGAGGGGGAGTGCGTAAGGTGTCTGGAGCCGCTCGAGCTCGATCTCGAAGCGGAGTTCCAGGAGATGTTCTCGTACCCTGACGCCGACGACCGGGGCCGCGTGAAAGCGGAGCCGGCCGACGACGCCGAGGAAGACGAGGACAGGCTCTTTCTCGAGGACGGCCTGTTCGACCTCGAACCCGTGCTGCGTGATGCGGTAGTGCTCGCACTGCCGATGCAGCCGGTGTGCCAGGACGACTGCCCCGGCCTGTGCTCCCAGTGCGGAGCCCGGCTGGCGGACGACCCGGGACACCACCATGACGCCACCGACATCCGTTGGGCGGCATTGCAGGGACTCGCCGGTTCACTCGAAGACGGCGAGAAGGACGAGATGAGCGGCGGCGTGCCTCGATCAGCGCCCGCCGACGAGAAGCAGGAGAAGTAG
- the rpmF gene encoding 50S ribosomal protein L32 has product MAVPKRKMSRSNTRHRRSQWKAAVPTLVACERCHEPKLQHIACPSCGTYNKRQVLEV; this is encoded by the coding sequence GTGGCTGTTCCGAAGCGGAAGATGTCGCGCAGCAACACGCGCCACCGCCGGTCGCAGTGGAAGGCTGCGGTCCCCACCCTGGTTGCGTGCGAGCGCTGCCACGAGCCCAAGCTGCAGCACATCGCGTGCCCGTCTTGCGGCACCTACAACAAGCGCCAGGTCCTCGAGGTCTGA
- the rnc gene encoding ribonuclease III, protein MSDAKADTTAKKKADTTASSHTLLEGRLGYQLESALLVRALTHRSYAYENGGLPTNERLEFLGDSVLGLVVTDTLYRTHPDLPEGQLAKLRAAVVNSRALAEVGRGLDLGSFIRLGRGEEGTGGRDKASILADTLEAVIGAVYLDQGLEAASELVHRLFDPLIEKSSNLGAGLDWKTSLQELTATEGLGVPEYLVTETGPDHEKTFTAAARVGGVSYGTGTGRSKKEAEQQAAESAWRSIRAAADERAKAEQTAQAVPVADGSTPDPESASA, encoded by the coding sequence ATGTCTGACGCCAAGGCGGACACGACCGCCAAGAAAAAGGCGGACACCACAGCCTCGTCCCACACGCTTCTGGAAGGGCGGCTCGGCTATCAGCTCGAGTCCGCCCTTCTGGTGCGTGCGCTGACCCACCGTTCCTACGCGTACGAGAACGGCGGTCTGCCGACGAACGAGCGGCTGGAGTTCCTCGGGGACTCCGTGCTCGGCCTCGTCGTCACGGACACGCTGTACCGCACCCACCCCGACCTGCCCGAAGGCCAACTGGCCAAGCTTCGGGCCGCGGTGGTCAACTCGCGCGCGCTGGCGGAGGTCGGCCGTGGCCTCGACCTGGGCTCCTTCATCCGGCTGGGCCGGGGCGAAGAGGGCACGGGCGGCCGGGACAAGGCGTCCATCCTCGCCGACACCCTGGAAGCGGTGATCGGCGCGGTCTATCTCGACCAGGGCCTCGAAGCGGCCTCCGAACTGGTGCACCGCCTGTTCGACCCGCTGATCGAGAAGTCCTCCAACCTCGGCGCCGGCCTGGACTGGAAGACCAGTCTCCAGGAGCTCACCGCGACCGAAGGGCTCGGCGTCCCCGAGTACCTGGTCACGGAGACCGGCCCCGATCACGAGAAGACCTTCACTGCTGCCGCCCGCGTCGGAGGCGTCTCGTACGGCACCGGCACCGGCCGCAGCAAGAAGGAGGCGGAGCAGCAGGCCGCCGAGTCCGCATGGCGGTCCATCCGGGCCGCGGCGGACGAGCGCGCCAAGGCGGAGCAGACGGCCCAGGCCGTCCCGGTCGCCGACGGCAGCACGCCGGACCCCGAGTCCGCCTCCGCCTGA
- the mutM gene encoding bifunctional DNA-formamidopyrimidine glycosylase/DNA-(apurinic or apyrimidinic site) lyase, whose amino-acid sequence MPELPEVEVVRRGLERWVAHRTVADAEVLHPRAVRRHLAGADDFAHRVEGHRVGTPSRRGKYLWLPLEDTRLAVLAHLGMSGQLLVQPHAAPDEKHLRVRVRFADDVDTELRFVDQRTFGGLSLHDVTPDGLPDVIAHIARDPLDPLFDDEAFHQALRRKRTTIKRALLDQSLISGVGNIYADEALWRARLHYDRPTGNLTRPRTRELLGHVRDVMNAALAVGGTSFDSLYVNVNGESGYFDRSLDAYGREGLPCKRCGTPMRRRPWMNRSSYFCPKCQTPPRIPS is encoded by the coding sequence ATGCCCGAGTTGCCCGAGGTCGAAGTCGTCCGGCGCGGTCTGGAGCGGTGGGTCGCCCATCGCACGGTCGCCGACGCCGAGGTGCTGCATCCGCGCGCCGTGCGCCGCCACCTCGCGGGCGCCGACGACTTCGCTCACCGCGTCGAGGGCCATCGCGTCGGCACGCCCAGCCGCCGCGGCAAGTACCTGTGGCTGCCGCTGGAGGACACCCGCCTCGCGGTCCTGGCCCACCTCGGCATGAGCGGCCAGCTCCTGGTCCAGCCGCACGCGGCCCCCGACGAGAAGCACCTGCGCGTCCGGGTCCGCTTCGCCGACGACGTGGACACCGAACTGCGCTTCGTGGACCAGCGAACCTTCGGCGGCCTGTCCCTGCACGACGTCACCCCCGACGGACTGCCGGACGTCATCGCGCACATCGCCCGCGACCCCCTCGACCCGCTGTTCGACGACGAGGCCTTCCACCAGGCCCTGCGGCGCAAGCGCACCACGATCAAGCGGGCCCTGCTCGACCAGTCGCTGATCAGCGGAGTCGGCAACATCTACGCGGACGAGGCGCTGTGGCGGGCCCGTCTGCACTACGACCGCCCGACCGGGAACCTCACCCGTCCGCGCACGCGTGAACTCCTGGGCCACGTCCGGGACGTGATGAACGCGGCGCTCGCCGTCGGCGGCACCAGCTTCGACAGCCTTTACGTCAACGTCAACGGCGAATCCGGCTACTTCGACCGGTCGCTGGACGCCTACGGGCGCGAGGGCCTGCCCTGCAAGCGCTGCGGCACGCCCATGCGCCGGCGCCCGTGGATGAACCGGTCCAGCTACTTCTGCCCGAAGTGTCAGACGCCGCCGCGCATACCGTCGTAA
- a CDS encoding winged helix-turn-helix transcriptional regulator — protein MTTTRTDEEDQALPFNVFARACPSRGTLEHITGRWGGLTLGALYEGSLRFNELRRRVDGVSEKMLSQTLHALERDGLVHREAQPTNPPRVDYELTPLGREVAERLLSLIHHLEGRMDDVLAARERYDGMRGGV, from the coding sequence ATGACCACCACCCGGACGGACGAGGAGGACCAGGCCCTCCCGTTCAACGTGTTCGCCAGGGCCTGCCCCTCGCGCGGCACGCTGGAGCACATCACCGGCCGCTGGGGCGGGCTCACGCTCGGCGCGCTGTACGAGGGCTCACTGCGGTTCAACGAGCTGCGCCGCCGGGTCGACGGCGTGAGCGAGAAGATGCTGTCGCAGACGCTGCACGCCCTGGAGCGCGACGGGCTGGTGCACCGTGAGGCGCAGCCCACCAACCCGCCCCGCGTGGACTACGAACTGACCCCGCTCGGGCGTGAGGTGGCCGAACGCCTGCTCAGCCTGATCCATCACCTCGAAGGACGGATGGACGACGTCCTCGCGGCCCGCGAGCGTTACGACGGTATGCGCGGCGGCGTCTGA
- a CDS encoding flavodoxin family protein: MSAPVTTAAGAAPVLPTPPVVSVAYHSGHGHTAVLAEAVRAGALDAGAEVHLIKVDEITEEQWSLLDGSDAIVFGSPTYMGTASGAFHAFAEATSARWATQAWKDKLAAGFTNSGSKSGDKLHTLQFFQILAAQLGMHWVSLGLLPGWNSSTGSEHDLNRLGVFLGAAAQTNVDEGPDAVHKADLATAEHLGRRVAETAAVFLAGRNRAA, encoded by the coding sequence ATGTCCGCCCCTGTCACCACGGCCGCCGGCGCCGCCCCCGTCCTCCCCACCCCGCCCGTCGTCTCCGTCGCCTACCACTCCGGCCACGGCCACACCGCCGTCCTCGCCGAGGCCGTGCGCGCGGGCGCCCTGGACGCCGGCGCCGAGGTGCACCTGATCAAGGTCGACGAGATCACCGAGGAGCAGTGGTCCCTGCTCGACGGCTCGGACGCGATCGTCTTCGGCTCACCCACCTACATGGGCACCGCGTCCGGCGCCTTCCACGCCTTCGCCGAGGCGACCTCCGCGCGCTGGGCCACCCAGGCCTGGAAGGACAAGCTGGCCGCCGGATTCACCAACTCGGGCTCCAAGAGCGGCGACAAGCTTCACACGCTTCAGTTCTTCCAGATCCTGGCCGCGCAGCTCGGCATGCACTGGGTCAGCCTCGGTCTGCTGCCCGGCTGGAACAGCTCCACCGGCTCCGAGCACGACCTCAACCGCCTCGGCGTGTTCCTCGGCGCGGCCGCCCAGACCAACGTCGACGAGGGCCCGGACGCCGTGCACAAGGCCGACCTCGCGACGGCGGAGCACCTGGGCCGCAGGGTCGCCGAGACGGCCGCGGTCTTCCTGGCCGGCCGCAACCGGGCTGCTTGA
- a CDS encoding CAP domain-containing protein, with protein MGRHRRSAAGRAATSRATGVAQTHGSLADGHTPQDRYGADRPAMGIAPYLNPEAYADSVARSQEYLFARDDEHGRADTAVFASGGFAPGGRPAGRDGSGRRRKKRVVTPVKTGLLGVSAAVALGTVAVATGVVPGLDSYRLGGGSGPADKVQAAGSPTNSAAEQGGTSGSAESGRGPASTSRDAGRAASPSASSAAPSPSTSAPSASTSPSASPSKTAAEKPQVTPSKPARKPQSTPSTSKPSAKAPQRAETPITVSAEAQAAAEVLSLVNEERAKVGCTPLSANSALSDLAENFSDDMAARGFFDHTDPDGASPWDRAAKAGISDLGGENIARGQSDAAAVMAAWMNSPGHKANILNCDFKTLGVGVHFGSGGPWWTQDFGY; from the coding sequence ATGGGACGCCACCGACGCTCCGCCGCCGGCCGCGCCGCCACGAGCCGCGCCACGGGGGTCGCACAGACGCACGGCTCGCTCGCGGACGGTCACACCCCGCAGGACCGGTACGGCGCCGACCGCCCCGCCATGGGCATCGCCCCGTACCTGAACCCCGAGGCCTACGCCGACTCCGTGGCCCGCAGCCAGGAGTACCTGTTCGCGAGGGACGACGAGCACGGGCGCGCCGACACCGCCGTCTTCGCCTCCGGCGGGTTCGCTCCAGGCGGCAGGCCTGCGGGCCGGGACGGCTCGGGCCGCCGCCGCAAGAAGCGCGTCGTCACCCCGGTGAAGACGGGGCTGCTCGGCGTGTCCGCGGCGGTCGCCCTGGGCACCGTCGCGGTGGCCACGGGCGTGGTGCCGGGCCTGGACAGCTACCGGCTCGGCGGCGGCAGCGGCCCCGCCGACAAGGTGCAGGCGGCGGGCTCGCCGACCAACTCGGCCGCCGAGCAGGGCGGCACGTCGGGCTCCGCCGAGTCCGGCCGCGGCCCCGCGTCGACCAGCCGCGACGCCGGCCGGGCCGCCTCGCCGTCCGCCTCCTCGGCCGCCCCGTCCCCCTCTACCTCCGCACCCTCGGCCTCGACCTCGCCCTCGGCCTCTCCGAGCAAGACGGCGGCCGAGAAGCCGCAGGTCACGCCCTCGAAGCCGGCGCGGAAGCCGCAGAGCACGCCGTCCACCTCGAAGCCGTCGGCCAAGGCGCCGCAGCGGGCCGAGACGCCGATCACCGTCTCCGCCGAGGCCCAGGCCGCGGCCGAGGTGCTGAGCCTGGTCAACGAGGAGCGGGCCAAGGTCGGCTGCACCCCTCTCTCCGCGAACAGCGCCCTGTCGGACCTCGCCGAGAACTTCAGCGACGACATGGCCGCGCGCGGCTTCTTCGACCACACCGACCCGGACGGTGCGAGCCCCTGGGACCGGGCGGCCAAGGCCGGCATATCCGACCTCGGCGGCGAGAACATAGCCCGCGGCCAGTCCGACGCCGCCGCGGTCATGGCGGCCTGGATGAACAGCCCCGGCCACAAGGCGAACATCCTGAACTGCGACTTCAAGACGCTCGGCGTCGGCGTCCACTTCGGCTCGGGCGGCCCCTGGTGGACGCAGGACTTCGGCTACTGA
- a CDS encoding acylphosphatase — MSEDVRLVAWVRGNVQGVGFRWFTRAKALEIGGLSGFALNLADGRVQVVAEGARKGCEQLLDWLLGDDTPGRVDGVTEIWDTPRGGYDGFAIR, encoded by the coding sequence ATGAGCGAGGATGTACGGCTGGTCGCCTGGGTGCGCGGAAACGTCCAGGGCGTGGGATTCCGCTGGTTCACGCGGGCCAAGGCTCTGGAGATCGGCGGCCTGAGTGGTTTTGCTCTCAATTTGGCCGACGGCCGGGTCCAGGTCGTCGCCGAGGGCGCGCGGAAGGGCTGCGAGCAACTGCTCGACTGGCTCCTCGGCGACGACACGCCCGGACGCGTGGACGGCGTCACAGAGATATGGGACACACCGCGCGGGGGCTACGACGGCTTCGCCATCCGCTGA